A genomic region of Manihot esculenta cultivar AM560-2 chromosome 15, M.esculenta_v8, whole genome shotgun sequence contains the following coding sequences:
- the LOC110602549 gene encoding TVP38/TMEM64 family membrane protein slr0305 isoform X1, with the protein MASFTWGSALRITLLLLLLAAVIFACFTLPVEKILKDFLLWVDKDLGPWGPLVLAVAYIPLTILAVPASVLTLGGGYLFGLPVGFVADSIGATIGAGSAFLLGRTIGKSFVVSKLKDYPQFRSVAIAIRKSGFKIVLLLRLVPMLPFNMLNYLLSVTPVPLGEYMLASWIGMMPITLALVYVGTTLKDLSDVTHGWSEFSTTRWLLIILGLVVSLVLMLCVTKVAKSALEKALAENEDIDSILASPQLPIVADPVVDLNQPLIVKIDASEDEHEK; encoded by the exons ATGGCCTCTTTTACCTGGGGTTCTGCTCTTAGGATcactctcctcctcctcctccttgcTGCTGTTATTTTCGCTTGCTTCACCCTTCCCGTCGAAAAG ATCTTGAAGGACTTCTTATTATGGGTTGACAAAGATCTTGGGCCTTGGGGACCCCTTGTTCT GGCTGTAGCATATATTCCTCTAACGATCCTGGCAGTTCCAGCATCTGTGCTTACT CTTGGTGGTGGATATCTCTTTGGTTTGCCTGTGGGCTTCGTTGCTGATTCTATTGGTGCCACCATTGGTGCAGGGTCTGCTTTTCTTCTTGGAAGAACG ATTGGAAAATCTTTTGTTGTTTCCAAGCTGAAGGATTATCCACAGTTTAGGTCAGTTGCAATTGCAATTCGGAAATCTGGATTTAAG ataGTTCTTCTGCTTCGACTTGTTCCCATGCTTCCTTTTAACATGTTGAATTACCTGCTCTCTGTGACTCCTGTTCCATTAGGGGAATACATGCTGGCTTCCTGGATAGGAATGATG CCAATAACACTTGCTTTAGTATATGTTGGAACAACTCTGAAAGACCTTTCTGATGTGACCCATGGATGGAGTGAATTTTCAACTACACGTTGG TTGTTGATCATATTGGGCCTTGTTGTATCTT TGGTTCTGATGCTTTGTGTTACTAAAGTTGCTAAGTCTGCTTTGGAGAAAGCTTTGGCTGAGAACGAGGATATAGATAGCATTTTGGCTTCACCTCAGTTACCCATTGTGGCTGATCCTGTTGTTGATCTGAACCAGCCTCTCATAGTCAAGATAGATGCATCTGAAGATGAGCATGAAAAATGA
- the LOC110602549 gene encoding TVP38/TMEM64 family membrane protein slr0305 isoform X2, translated as MASFTWGSALRITLLLLLLAAVIFACFTLPVEKILKDFLLWVDKDLGPWGPLVLAVAYIPLTILAVPASVLTIGKSFVVSKLKDYPQFRSVAIAIRKSGFKIVLLLRLVPMLPFNMLNYLLSVTPVPLGEYMLASWIGMMPITLALVYVGTTLKDLSDVTHGWSEFSTTRWLLIILGLVVSLVLMLCVTKVAKSALEKALAENEDIDSILASPQLPIVADPVVDLNQPLIVKIDASEDEHEK; from the exons ATGGCCTCTTTTACCTGGGGTTCTGCTCTTAGGATcactctcctcctcctcctccttgcTGCTGTTATTTTCGCTTGCTTCACCCTTCCCGTCGAAAAG ATCTTGAAGGACTTCTTATTATGGGTTGACAAAGATCTTGGGCCTTGGGGACCCCTTGTTCT GGCTGTAGCATATATTCCTCTAACGATCCTGGCAGTTCCAGCATCTGTGCTTACT ATTGGAAAATCTTTTGTTGTTTCCAAGCTGAAGGATTATCCACAGTTTAGGTCAGTTGCAATTGCAATTCGGAAATCTGGATTTAAG ataGTTCTTCTGCTTCGACTTGTTCCCATGCTTCCTTTTAACATGTTGAATTACCTGCTCTCTGTGACTCCTGTTCCATTAGGGGAATACATGCTGGCTTCCTGGATAGGAATGATG CCAATAACACTTGCTTTAGTATATGTTGGAACAACTCTGAAAGACCTTTCTGATGTGACCCATGGATGGAGTGAATTTTCAACTACACGTTGG TTGTTGATCATATTGGGCCTTGTTGTATCTT TGGTTCTGATGCTTTGTGTTACTAAAGTTGCTAAGTCTGCTTTGGAGAAAGCTTTGGCTGAGAACGAGGATATAGATAGCATTTTGGCTTCACCTCAGTTACCCATTGTGGCTGATCCTGTTGTTGATCTGAACCAGCCTCTCATAGTCAAGATAGATGCATCTGAAGATGAGCATGAAAAATGA
- the LOC110600747 gene encoding probable E3 ubiquitin-protein ligase LUL4: MGISVSSNRRRNNTHYHHHPPPPYYYSTEASSLPPPPLNYFPAPTQPTSYPPSHNPYPTPPPPIHIHSNHSSHPYHASRYPSRFSDRPYYYANQTNEWPVIRPNVGTGQPIEPPPYIEHQNAKKVRNDVNVHKDTLKVEIDEQTPDNYLVSFVFDALFDGSITIFYFAKEEVNCKFVPLFPEAHLPLRIPFQKGLGQKFRQPVGTGIDLGFFELDDLSKPSPGEDVFPLVIVAETCLPVDSTDEYDDSVQNTSGHMQITQAVLEKKNSDSFQVKVVKQILWIDGVRYELRELYGEGSSASEGFNECDPGKECVICMSEPKDTAVLPCRHMCMCSECAKALRLQSNKCPICRQPIGELIEIKINNGGQ, translated from the exons ATGGGAATTTCAGTTAGCAGTAATAGAAGAAGAAACAATACTCACTACCACCACCATCCCCCTCCACCCTACTATTACTCAACAGAGGCCTCCTCTCTCCCTCCGCCGCCGCTAAATTACTTTCCTGCGCCAACCCAACCGACATCCTACCCTCCATCCCATAATCCTTATCCTACGCCACCTCCACCAATTCATATTCACTCCAATCACTCTTCCCATCCCTACCATGCATCCAGGTATCCAAGCAGATTCAGTGATCGGCCTTACTATTATGCTAATCAGACTAATGAGTGGCCTGTGATTAGGCCTAATGTGGGTACTGGGCAGCCAATTGAGCCGCCTCCTTATATTGAGCATCAGAATGCAAAGAAGGTCAGAAATGACGTGAACGTCCATAAGGACACGTTAAAGGTTGAAATTGACGAGCAGACCCCTGATAATTACTTGGTTTCTTTCGTTTTTGATGCTTTGTTTGATGGGAG CATTACAATTTTCTATTTTGCAAAGGAAGAGGTCAACTGTAAGTTTGTTCCTCTATTTCCTGAAGCCCATTTGCCTCTGAGAATCCCCTTCCAGAAAGGTCTTGGCCAGAAATTTCGTCAGCCTGTAGGAACCGGCATCGACTTAGGTTTCTTCGAGTTGGATGATCTCTCAAAACCATCACCTGGAGAAGATGTTTTTCCACTTGTAATAGTTGCTGAAACATGCTTGCCAGTTGATTCAACAGATGAATATGATGATTCTGTGCAAAACACTTCTGGCCACATGCAGATTACTCAAGCTGTTCTTGAGAAGAAGAATAGTGACTCTTTCCAAGTAAAAGTAGTAAAGCAAATTTTGTGGATTGATGGAGTTCGATATGAGCTACGAGAGCTTTATGGAGAAGGAAGCTCAGCATCTGAAGGCTTCAATGAATGTGACCCTGGGAAGGAATGTGTGATTTGTATGTCTGAACCTAAGGATACTGCTGTATTACCTTGCAGACACATG TGTATGTGCAGCGAGTGTGCAAAAGCATTGAGGCTTCAATCAAATAAGTGTCCCATATGTCGTCAACCAATCGGAGAACTTATAGAGATCAAGATAAACAATGGTGGTCAATAA
- the LOC110601913 gene encoding heavy metal-associated isoprenylated plant protein 32: MSKEEFLKIQTCVLKVNIHCDGCKQKVKKILQKIDGVFTTKIDSEQGKVTVSGNVDPAVLIKKLGKSGKHAELWGAQKANNNQNHLPNQLKNMQIDNGKGGNNKDQKGNNGQKGNNNNNNQPKGGQQNQNPQLQLNQQQMQQLLQQQQNMKALQDLSRLPQFKDLKLPPNNNQNQKAAKFAPPEDEDFSDDDYDEFDDDDFDEDDEFDDEMDDPRHPINKMKTVMPNGNMMMNGWPPQLLNAQKGAANDGGNGKKGGGGIGGNGNGAVPMQVNIGGGNGNGAKKGGGGGGGGNNNGGTQNQGGKNGGKPQDGKNGNNGGGGNNKNGNNGNAGAGGNGNNMQMNGGKKGNNGGGGGGGGKIDGLPSMGGPHGNMGQMGNLNLPMSQMGSVSMGQMGNIPAVQGLPAAAAMSGGGGGPNGYFQGAGPDLMPGNPYHQQQQQQQQYVQALMNQQRAMGNERFQPMMYARPPPAVNYMPPYPYPYPYPPPHPGSDPYVNFFSDENTSSCSVM; the protein is encoded by the exons ATGAGTAAAGAAGAGTTCTTGAAGATCCAG ACTTGTGTATTAAAAGTGAACATACACTGTGATGGCTGTAAGCAGAAAGTGAAGAAAATCTTGCAGAAAATTGATG GGGTTTTTACCACCAAAATAGATTCAGAACAAGGGAAGGTTACTGTCTCAGGTAATGTAGACCCAGCTGTGCTGATAAAGAAGCTTGGGAAGTCGGGCAAACATGCTGAGCTCTGGGGTGCTCAAAAAGCCAACAACAACCAAAACCATCTGCCCAACCAGCTCAAGAACATGCAAATTGATAATGGCAAAGGTGGCAACAACAAAGACCAGAAGGGTAACAATGGCCAAAAGggtaacaacaacaacaacaaccaGCCCAAAGGTGGTCAACAAAATCAGAACCCGCAGCTGCAACTCAACCAGCAGCAGATGCAGCAGCTACTTCAACAGCAACAAAACATGAAAGCACTCCAAGATCTGAGTAGGCTGCCCCAGTTCAAAGACCTAAAATTGCCTCCTAATAACAaccagaaccagaaggctgcCAAGTTCGccccacctgaggatgaggacTTCAGTGATGACGACTATGATGAGTTCGATGACGACGATTTTGATGAAGATGATGAGTTTGATGACGAGATGGACGATCCCCGACATCCGATTAATAAGATGAAAACGGTTATGCCCAATGGTAACATGATGATGAATGGTTGGCCACCCCAGCTCTTGAATGCCCAGAAGGGTGCTGCAAATGACGGTGGCAACGGGAAGAAAGGTGGAGGCGGCATCGGGGGAAATGGAAATGGAGCTGTTCCTATGCAAGTAAATATAGGTGGTGGAAATGGAAATGGTGCTAAAAAAGgcggtggtggtgggggaggaggTAATAACAATGGAGGAACTCAAAATCAAGGTGGAAAAAATGGTGGAAAACCACAAGATGGCAAAAACGGTAATAATGGAGGTGGTGGTAATAACAAGAACGGTAATAATGGCAATGCTGGTGCCGGTGGAAATGGTAATAACATGCAAATGAATGGGGGTAAAAAGGGAAATAacggaggaggaggtggtggtggtggtaaaATTGATGGGTTGCCCAGCATGGGTGGTCCCCATGGTAATATGGGTCAAATGGGCAACCTAAACCTACCCATGAGTCAAATGGGCAGCGTGTCCATGGGCCAAATGGGAAACATTCCTGCCGTTCAAGGACTGCCGGCTGCAGCTGCCATGAGCGGCGGAGGCGGTGGCCCCAATGGGTACTTCCAGGGAGCCGGGCCAGATCTCATGCCTGGTAATCCATATCATCAGCAGCAgcaacaacaacaacagtaCGTGCAAGCATTAATGAACCAACAGAGGGCAATGGGTAATGAGAGGTTTCAACCCATGATGTATGCGAGGCCCCCACCTGCAGTCAATTACATGCCTCCATACCCGTACCCGTACCCGTATCCGCCACCACATCCAGGTTCTGACCCGTATGTCAACTTCTTCAGCGATGAAAACACCTCAAGCTGTAGTGTGATGTGA
- the LOC110602660 gene encoding transcription factor MUTE, with protein sequence MRHISVERNRRRQMNEHLKVLRSLTPCFYIKRGDQASIIGGVIEFIKELHQVLQALESKKRRNSLSPTPGPCPSLSPRPLQLITLEPDQSPFGQTNVKELTACCNSSVADVEARISGSNLILKVLSRRIPGQILRIINVLDKLSFEVLHLNISSMEDSVLYSFVVKIGLDCQLSVEELAVEVQQSFFPENLYTIYM encoded by the exons ATGCGTCACATATCTGTAGAAAGAAACCGGAGAAGACAGATGAATGAACATCTCAAAGTCTTACGTTCCTTGACCCCTTGTTTCTATATCAAAAgg GGGGACCAAGCATCCATAATAGGGGGTGTTATAGAATTCATAAAAGAGTTGCATCAAGTTCTGCAAGCTCTGGAATCCAAGAAAAGGAGGAATAGTTTAAGCCCTACTCCTGGTCCATGTCCTAGCCTTAGCCCTAGGCCACTGCAACTAATAACTCTTGAGCCTGATCAGAGCCCCTTTGGGCAAACAAATGTTAAGGAACTAACTGCATGCTGCAACTCTTCAGTTGCAGATGTGGAAGCAAGGATATCGGGATCAAACTTGATCTTGAAAGTACTATCAAGACGAATACCAGGTCAAATTCTGAGGATAATCAATGTCTTGGACAAACTTTCCTTCGAGGTCCTTCACCTGAACATAAGTAGCATGGAAGACTCTGTTCTTTATTCCTTTGTGGTTAAG ATAGGTCTGGATTGCCAGTTAAGTGTGGAGGAACTTGCAGTTGAAGTCCAACAGAGCTTCTTTCCTGAGAACTTGTACACAATTTATATGTAG
- the LOC110602661 gene encoding dual specificity protein phosphatase 1 — protein MDKIDDSIKNQIAVLWRVTNATRCFKEDNAPCQIEGGLFLGSVGAANNKDLLKSNNITHILTVANSLAPAHRNDFIYKVIGVVDREDTNLRQYFDDCINFIDEAKRQGGGCLVHCFVGRSRSVTIVVAYLMKKHGMSVCQALEYVKSRRPQAAPNSGFISQLQDVEKSLQGLQP, from the exons ATGGATAAGATTGACGATTCAATTAAGAACCAAATAGCTGTACTTTGGCGAGTTACAAATGCGACAAGATGCTTCAAGGAGGACAACGCTCCTTGCCAGATCGAAGGG GGCCTCTTCTTAGGTTCTGTTGGTGCTGCAAACAATAAGGATCTACTGAAAAGCAACAACATTACACACATCTTAACAGTTGCTAATTCTTTGGCTCCTGCTCATCGaaatgattttatatataaagtCATTGGAG TTGTGGATAGAGAAGACACAAATTTGAGGCAATACTTTGATGATTGCATCAATTTTATTGATGAAGCTAAAAGACAGGGTGGTGGTTGTTTGGTTCACTGCTTTGTTGGAAGATCCAGAAG CGTCACAATTGTTGTTGCCTATCTGATGAAAAAGCATGGCATGAGCGTATGCCAAGCTCTTGAATATGTGAAGAGCAGACGACCTCAGGCTGCTCCTAACTCAGGCTTCATCTCACAATTGCAAGACGTTGAGAAATCTCTTCAAG GCCTTCAACCCTAA
- the LOC110602659 gene encoding probable aspartic proteinase GIP2, translating to MAISRCLFFFCSLIFFISPSIAQTSFRPKALVLPVSKDPSSLLYLTQINQRTPLVPVDVALDLGGLYLWVDCEQGYESSSYRPARCNSAQCSLANANGCITQCFSSPRPGCNNNTCALLVDNTVTNIATDGELGQDVVSIQSTDGSKPGRSVSVSKFLFTCAPKFISEGLPSGVKGLAGLGRTKVSLPSQFSAAFSFDRKFAICLSSSTTAKGVVFFGDGPYVLRPNFDAAESLTYTPLILNPVSTAAAFVQGDPSSDYFIGVKSIKINGEVVPLNTTLLSIDREGFGGTKISTVNPYTVMETTIYNAFVNAFVKEISDVPRVAPVAPFGACFNSSKILGTRLGANVPSIDLVLQSNSVFWRIVGANSMVEVNNDVLCLGFVDGGVNPRTSIVIGGHQLEDNLLQFDLATSRLGFSSSLLSRQTTCSNFDFASKA from the coding sequence ATGGCCATCTCTCGTTGTCTCTTTTTCTTCTGTTcccttattttctttatttctccTTCCATTGCACAAACATCCTTCAGGCCCAAAGCTCTAGTCCTTCCTGTATCAAAAGACCCATCAAGCCTCCTTTACCTTACCCAGATCAATCAAAGAACCCCTCTCGTTCCTGTCGATGTCGCCCTGGATCTTGGTGGTCTATATCTCTGGGTTGATTGTGAGCAAGGCTATGAGTCATCCTCTTATAGACCTGCACGCTGCAATTCAGCCCAGTGTTCACTTGCTAACGCAAATGGCTGTATAACGCAGTGCTTCTCTAGTCCAAGACCAGGGTGCAACAACAACACATGTGCGCTGCTCGTTGACAATACGGTTACAAACATTGCCACTGATGGTGAACTTGGTCAGGATGTGGTGTCTATCCAATCTACGGATGGATCGAAACCTGGTAGATCAGTCTCTGTTTCAAAATTTCTCTTCACTTGTGCACCTAAATTCATCTCGGAAGGTCTTCCCAGTGGTGTCAAGGGTTTGGCTGGTCTCGGAAGGACTAAGGTTTCTCTCCCTTCTCAATTTTCTGCTGCCTTTAGCTTTGACAGGAAGTTCGCCATTTGCTTGAGCTCTTCAACAACTGCTAAAGGTGTGGTGTTCTTCGGGGATGGGCCTTATGTTTTGCGTCCAAATTTCGATGCTGCTGAGTCCCTCACTTATACTCCACTGATTCTCAACCCAGTAAGCACAGCAGCTGCTTTCGTTCAGGGTGACCCTTCCTCTGATTATTTCATTGGAGTGAAGTCTATCAAAATCAACGGAGAAGTTGTTCCACTGAATACAACATTGCTATCCATTGACAGGGAAGGTTTCGGCGGAACAAAGATTAGCACCGTAAATCCTTACACTGTCATGGAGACCACAATCTACAATGCTTTTGTTAATGCTTTTGTGAAGGAGATAAGTGATGTCCCAAGAGTAGCACCCGTGGCACCTTTCGGAGCTTGTTTTAATTCTAGCAAAATCCTTGGCACTCGCCTTGGTGCAAATGTGCCATCAATTGATCTTGTGTTGCAGAGCAACAGCGTTTTCTGGAGGATTGTTGGTGCCAACTCAATGGTTGAAGTTAATAATGATGTGCTGTGTCTGGGATTTGTTGACGGAGGTGTAAATCCAAGGACTTCAATCGTGATTGGAGGGCATCAATTGGAGGACAATCTTCTGCAATTTGATCTTGCCACTTCAAGGCTCGGATTTAGCTCTTCTCTGTTGTCTAGACAAACAACATGTTCAAACTTCGACTTCGCCTCTAAAGCTTAG
- the LOC110601104 gene encoding probable aspartic proteinase GIP2 — translation MASLVQLLLICCCFISISSSVAKTSSKPKALFLPVSKDATTLQYVTQLNMGTPLAQKDFVVDIGGRHLWMDCDDGSYHSSTYKQSFCGSASCSVAKATCGGACLPGHHRPGCNNETCYVLSENTVRGGYEVGDVSRDTIALQSTDGVKAGSSVSISDFIFACANAWDLNSLASGAKGMIGLGRERIALPTQLSSAFGGSFRRKFAICLPSTSKSNGVIFFGESPYVFYPGYNTSKAIDVSSRFQHTRLYLNTIFTGSSVVIRGPPSPEYFIKVTSIMVNKKPIPINSTLLEFKETGKGGAKLSTVEPYTKLETSIYKALVKAFDEEIAVWNVSKVAPTAPFTDCYTMGNMGMTGLGVSVPDIALGLENNKDLYWEMYGANSMVELSKDVVCLAFLDGGDEPIITTPIVIGAHQLQDNLLQFDLASNRLAFTSTLLWEEVQCSNFKF, via the coding sequence ATGGCTTCTTTAGTTCAGTTACTACTTATCTGCTGCTGCTTCATTTCCATCTCCTCCTCTGTTGCAAAAACGTCATCAAAACCCAAGGCACTCTTCCTCCCTGTTTCCAAAGATGCCACTACTCTCCAATATGTAACCCAACTGAATATGGGAACCCCTCTTGCCCAGAAGGACTTTGTGGTCGACATCGGAGGCCGCCACTTATGGATGGATTGCGACGATGGGTCATACCACTCATCAACTTACAAACAAAGTTTTTGTGGTTCAGCTTCATGCTCTGTCGCCAAAGCCACTTGTGGTGGTGCTTGCTTACCTGGTCATCATAGACCAGGCTGCAACAACGAAACTTGTTATGTCCTCTCTGAAAACACAGTCAGAGGTGGATATGAAGTTGGAGATGTTTCCAGAGATACAATTGCCCTCCAATCCACGGACGGTGTAAAGGCCGGCTCATCTGTTTCTATTTCTGATTTTATCTTCGCTTGTGCAAATGCTTGGGATCTTAATAGTCTTGCTAGTGGCGCTAAGGGAATGATTGGACTAGGAAGGGAACGAATTGCTCTGCCAACCCAACTTTCTTCTGCATTTGGTGGAAGCTTCCGGCGTAAATTCGCCATATGCTTGCCTTCCACTTCCAAATCCAATGGTGTCATATTCTTTGGTGAGTCTCCATACGTATTCTATCCCGGTTACAATACATCAAAGGCCATTGACGTCTCGTCAAGATTCCAACACACACGACTCTACCTCAACACTATATTCACAGGATCATCCGTTGTTATACGAGGACCCCCATCGCCAGAGTATTTCATCAAGGTCACATCTATTATGGTAAACAAAAAACCCATTCCCATAAACTCAACGTTGCTGGAGTTTAAAGAGACGGGCAAGGGTGGAGCGAAATTATCCACAGTGGAACCTTACACCAAGCTAGAAACCTCTATATACAAGGCTCTGGTTAAGGCGTTTGATGAGGAGATTGCAGTTTGGAATGTGAGCAAGGTGGCGCCCACGGCCCCATTTACAGATTGCTATACAATGGGAAATATGGGAATGACAGGTCTTGGAGTTAGTGTCCCCGACATTGCTCTGGGGTTGGAGAACAATAAAGATTTGTACTGGGAAATGTATGGAGCTAATTCAATGGTGGAGTTGAGTAAAGATGTAGTGTGCTTAGCGTTTTTGGATGGAGGTGATGAGCCAATAATAACAACACCAATAGTGATTGGGGCACACCAGTTGCAGGATAATCTCTTGCAGTTTGATCTGGCTTCTAACAGACTGGCTTTTACTTCCACACTTCTGTGGGAAGAAGTCCAATGCTCCAACTTCAAATTCTAG